One part of the Sardina pilchardus chromosome 5, fSarPil1.1, whole genome shotgun sequence genome encodes these proteins:
- the mtmr2 gene encoding myotubularin-related protein 2, whose product MEKSGSVDSLGSKQSSSRQPSVDSLSSSSTSRSDRSSQAKPPSAISSDSVSASDSPLSAEQLRSNLRNKPVAKVFRDAHKDEPQLLNKETVQDMAKDVTYICPFIGALRGTLTVTNYRLFFKCMDRDAGSVLDIPLGVLSRVEKIGSATSRGEVSYGIICKDIRNLRFVHKQPEDTLKKSIFENLMKYAFPVSNALPLFACEYDQVFPENGWKVYDALAEYKRQGLPNESWRISKVNDHYELCDTYPSTLVVPVTIPDEELKRVSAFRAKGRIPVLSWIHPESQATITRCSQPMVGVNGKRSKEDEKLLQAVMDANAQSHKLFIFDVRPSVNAAANKMKGGGYESEDAYQNAELVFLDIHNLHVMRESLRKLKEVVYPNIDEAHWLSNLESTHWLEHIKSILAGALRIADKVESGKTSVVVHCSDGWDRTAQLTSLAMLMLDAHYRTIKGFQVLLEKEWLSFGHRFQLRVGHGDKNHTDADRSPVFLQFIDCVWQMTRQFPAAFEFNEYFLITILDHLYSCLFGTFMCNSEQQRLKEELPKKTVSLWSLINSQLEEFSNPLYVNYSSHVLFPVVSMRHLELWVGYYIRWNPRMRPQEPLHQRYKELLAKRAELQKRVEELQREVANRAASSSSERAGSPTRSITPVQTFV is encoded by the exons ATGGAAAAGAGTGGTAGCGTCGACAGTTTGGGTTCCAAACAATCATCTTCCCGGCAGCCGAGTGTTGATTCTCTATCCAG TTCTTCAACGTCACGGTCTGACCGTTCCTCTCAGGCAAAGCCTCCATCAGCTATATCCTCGGATTCAGTTTCGGCGTCAGACTCGCCTCTGTCCGCCGAGCAGCTTCGG TCAAACTTAAGGAACAAACCAGTCGCCAAGGTGTTCAGAGACGCACATAAAGATGAACCACAGTTGTTGAACAAGGAGACTGTTCAAGATATGG CCAAAGACGTCACTTACATTTGCCCATTCATTGGAGCACTCAGAGGGACCTTGACTGTTACAAACTACCGACTATTTTTCAAATGCATGGACAGG GACGCAGGCTCCGTTTTGGATATACCTCTTGGCGTTTTGAGTCGTGTGGAGAAGATTGGGTCTGCTACATCTCGTGGAGAGGTGTCTTATGGGATCATATGTAAA gATATCCGAAATTTGCGTTTTGTACATAAACAACCAGAAGATACTCTGAAGAAGTCCATCTTTGAGAACCTCATGAAATACGCCTTCCCTGTTTCTAATGCACTg CCTCTCTTTGCCTGTGAGTATGACCAGGTTTTCCCTGAGAATGGATGGAAAGTATATGATGCCCTGGCTGAATATAAACGACAG GGACTGCCCAACGAAAGCTGGAGGATATCTAAGGTTAATGACCATTATGAGCTGTGTGACACATACCCCTCCACCCTAGTTGTTCCGGTAACCATTCCCGATGAGGAGCTGAAGAGGGTATCAGCCTTTAGGGCCAAAGGCCGCATTCCA GTGTTGTCATGGATCCACCCAGAGAGCCAGGCAACAATAACACGCTGTAGCCAGCCCATGGTGGGAGTGAATGGGAAGCGTAGCAAAGAGGACGAGAAACTACTGCAAGCCGTCATGGATGCCAACGCACAGTCCCACAAGCTCTTCATATTTGATGTCAGGCCAAGTGTGAATGCAGCAGCCAATAAG ATGAAAGGTGGCGGTTACGAGAGCGAAGATGCCTATCAGAATGCGGAGCTGGTGTTTCTAGATATCCACAATCTCCATGTTATGCGGGAGTCACTACGAAAACTGAAAGAGGTGGTGTATCCCAACATTGACGAGGCTCACTGGCTCTCAAACTTAGAGTCCACCCACTGGCTTGAGCACATCAAG TCTATCCTGGCGGGAGCACTGCGGATTGCAGATAAAGTGGAGTCTGGCAAGACCTCGGTGGTGGTGCACTGCAGTGATGGCTGGGACCGCACTGCCCAGCTGACCTCCTTAGCCATGCTGATGCTGGATGCTCACTACAGAACCATCAAAGGCTTCCAAGTGCTGCTGGAGAAAGAGTGGCTGAGCTTTGGTCACCGCTTCCAACTG AGGGTTGGTCATGGAGACAAGAACCACACAGACGCTGATCGCTCTCCAGTCTTCCTGCAGTTCATCGACTGTGTTTGGCAGATGACTCGACAG TTTCCTGCTGCATTTGAATTTAATGAGTACTTCCTCATCACCATCCTGGACCATCTATACAGTTGCTTGTTTGGGACCTTCATGTGTAATAGTGAGCAGCAACGACTCAAAGAG gAATTACCAAAGAAGACGGTGTCACTGTGGTCTTTAATTAATAGTCAGCTTGAAGAGTTTTCTAACCCCTTATATGTGAACTACTCCTCTCATGTACTGTTTCCTGTAGTCAGCATGCGCCATCTAGAGCTGTGGGTGGGGTATTACATCCGCTGGAATCCTCGCATGAGACCACAG